Below is a genomic region from Persicimonas caeni.
CAAGCTCGAGGTCGTGCTCGACTACAGCGAGCTCGACTACGCCAACGCCGTCAACGAGGTGCCCGCGCTGCGCAACAACGCGGTGGAGAGTGTCGTCAACACGATGGCCGGTCAGTCGGTGCTCGTGTCGACCCAGGAAAACCTGAACAACACGTCGAACTCGACCGGTTGGTACATGCTGTCGCGCATTCCCATCTTGGGATGGCTCTTCAAGAGCCGCAACTACGTGGCGACCACGCTCGACAACGCACTGTTCATCACCCCGCGCGTCTACGAGCCGGGTGAGAAGACCCACGATGAGTACATCGACGGGGTCTTCAAGCAGTTGATCGAGTCGGGCGCCGAGCCCGAAGATCTGCCCGACCTCGACGACGTCGATAGCGGCGGTGGTTCGGCCCCGGCGAATAATGCCACCGGCAACTCTCAGTCCGGCGGCGGCGCCAACGCCCAGCCGTCATTGCTCGAGTGAGCCGTCTAACTGGCTCCGTCTTTTGAAAAGCCGCATGGAACGATGAAGCAAATACGCGTGCTGGACAACAAGGGGCAGGAGTATCTGTATCCTGTCGAACAACCGGTGGCCGAAGTCTCCATCGGGCGGAGCAAGAGCAACGACATCATCCTGAGCAGCAAGACGGTCAGCCGTCGACACGCCATCATCAAGATCATGGGCGACCGTATCTTGCTGGTGAATCAGTCGGCCAACGGTGTGGTCGTCAACGGCGAGCGCATCGACCGAGTTCAGGAGATGGAGCTCGGTCAATTCGCCACCATCGACATCTACCGCTTCTGCGTCGAAGAACAGGCGAGCGCGCGCCCCCCGTCGCGTACGCCTTCGCGCTCGAACGGTCGAAGCCAGCGGCGCGTCGAGCGATCCTCGCGTCTGGGCGGCGGTTCCGGGCGCACCAACCGCTCTCGGGCGACCGAGGCGATGCCGGCGGCCAGTCGAAGTGGTGCGGCTGGCCAGATGACCGCCGAGCGCAGCCAACCTCGTGCTCGCGACAACGACTCGCCGTTGGGCGGTCACGCAGACCTCGACAGTTACCTGGGCGACATCGCCCCCGACGAAGACTACAAAGAGCCGCGCATCAACCTGGCCGGCGAAGAGGCGCAGGTCTTCGACCGTCAAAAGCGCCGTGCGCTCGTCGAGTTCAAGGCGATGCTGCACGACGAGCTCAAAGAGCGTCTCGACCTGCACAGCTTCGAGATCACCGACTACCGCACGCCGCGTACGGTGCGCCAGGTGTCCGAGCGCCTCAAGCAGCTGCTCGAGATTCACGCCCACGAGATCCCGCCGCCGTTTACCCGCGACGACGTCTTCAAAGAGTTGATGGACGAGGTGTGCGGTCTGGGGCCCATCGAGGACCTCATCAAGCACCGCAAGGTCAGCGAGATCATGGTCGTCGACCGCGACCATATCTACGCCGAACTCGACGGCAATATCGTGCTGACCGACCGCTTCTTCAACGACGAGAAGTCGATGATGACGGTCATCGAGCGTATCGTCATCCCGCGGGGCCGGCGCATCGACGAATCGAACCCGCTGGTCGACACCCGCCTGGCGGACGGCTCGCGTGTCAACGCGGTCATTCCGCCGCTGGCGCTCAAAGACCCGTGCCTGACCATTCGTAAGTTCCCGGAGGACCGCCTCGGGGTGGGCGATCTGGTCAACTTCGAGAGTTTGACGCCCGAGATGGCCAAATTCTTGGGGCGCGCGGTGCGGGCGCGAAAGAATATCATCATCTCCGGTGGTACCGGCTCGGGTAAGACGACCTTGCTCAACGTGCTGTCGAGCTTCATCGGCCAGACCGAGCGCGTGGTGACCATCGAGGACGCCGCCGAATTGCAGCTCCAGCAGGATCACGTGGTCAGCTTGGAGACCAAGCCGCCCAACGTCGAGGGCAAAGGCGAAGTGTCGATTCGTGACCTGGTCAAAAACGCGCTGCGTATGCGTCCCGACCGTATCGTCGTCGGTGAGTGTCGTGGCGGCGAGGCGCTCGACATGCTCCAGGCGATGAACACCGGTCACGAAGGGTCGATGACCACGGTCCACAGCAACAGCCCCCGTGAGGCGATCGCGCGTCTGGAGACGCTGGTGTTGATGAGCGGCATGGAACTTCCGACCCGCGCCATTCGCCAGCAGATCGCCAACTCGGTCGACGTCATCGTCCAGCAGTCGCGTTTTTCGGACGGCAGCCGGCGTGTGTCGTACATCACCGAGGTCATCGGCATCAACGACGACGGCTACGTCGAGCTCGAAGACATCTACCGCTACAAGCAGACGCACGTCGACGAGAATAAGAAGGTCCACGGCTACCACATGGCCACCGGCTATTTGCCAAGTTTCCTCAACCAGTTCCTGGTTCAGGGATTGGCCGACGAGGAAGACTTCTTCTAGTCGCGCGTAGTTGCGCCGATGGTAGGTCAAAGTTACACTGACGTTCGTTGCAAAGATTCTTCGAACGAAGAGACGCGCCGCCGACCGCTGAGGCGTCGCATTTTACTCAAGCAGGAGTCACCCAGGTGCTCTATCTCTGGCTTGCACTAGTCGCGGTGTTTGTCACCGGCATTCTCGCCGTGCTCGGCGGGGGTGAATGGGTGGCGGGCCGCATCTCGCAGGAGCGAGGCGTCTACGAGCGCGTGGTCGGCAAAGAGCTGTACCGGCTCTTTTTGGACATTTCGCCGCAAGAATTCGTTCTCATCCACCTGTTCGTGATCTTGGCCGGCATCGGCCTGGGCGTCGTCTTTTTGGGCGGCATCATCGGCGGGCTCGCCGGCGGCGTGCTCGGCTTCGTGGCGCCGCGATTCTGGCTGAAGATGAAGTGGAACGAGCGCGTCAAAAAGATCAACGAGCAGGTCGAAGAGGCGATGGTCTACATGGCCAACGCCTTCAAGGCGAACCCCTCGCTGCCCGAGGCCATCGCCGACGTGACCAACTCGATGCCGCCCCCCATCAGCCAGGAACTTCAAGTTCTGTTGCGTGAGTACAAGCTGGGCACCCCGCTCGACCAGTGTCTGATTCGACTGCAGCAGCGCATGCCCGCGCGCAACCTCGAGCTGGCCATTTCGGCGCTGCTCGTGGGTCGTACCGTCGGTGGTAATATCCCTCAGATTCTCGACGACATCAGCTCGACGATTCGTGAGAGCTACCGTCTCGAGCGCGTCATCGACACCCAGACCGCCCAGGGCAAAATGCAGGCCTGGGTCATGGGAGCGATGCCGGCGGTGGTCATCGGCGTGTTCTACTTGATGGATCCGGAGTTGATCGAACCGCTGTTCAGCTCGTGGATCGGCTATATCGTCATCGCCATCGCCGTCGTGCTCAACATCATCGGCGTGGCGCTGATTCTCAAGATCGTCAATATCCGGGTCTAACGGCAAGGAACGGTTGTGGAGCAACTTCTACACCCCACAATTCTGATCATCTCGGCCATCGTGCTGATGTTTGTGGCGTTTGCGCTGCTGACATTTGGCTTCGTGCCCGAGGAGGTCGAAGAAGACGAGATCTACGGATACCGTCTGACCAAGCGAAAGCGTCTGTTGCAGGAGGATGGGCTCTACGCGCTGACGCTGCCGCTGATCAAGATCTTCGCTCACTACTTCCGGATGATTCCGGAGAGTGACAACTTCATCGAGCGCATACGTAAGAAGCTGCGCGATCAGTTGCCTCGCTCGGGCTACATGGGCGCGTTCACCCCCAATGAATTCTTGGGCGCCTGCTGTACGACCGCGCTGGGGATCTTCTTTTCGATCATTCTGCTCACGACGTTGGCGTCGAACACGCCCAATATCCCGATCGCGTTGATCGTGGGCGCCGGCGGCCTGTATTTCCCGTTTCTGAACCTGCGTGGGGCGATCACCGAGCGTCTCATCGAGATCGACCGTCGCCTTCCGTACACCATCGACCTTCTGGTGTTGTCGATGCGCGCGGGCCTCGACTTCATGACGGCGCTCGACCGCGTCGTCACCCGCGGCCAGGAGCAAAACCCCGACGACCCGATGATCCAGGAACTCGGCGTGGTCCTCCAGGAGATGCGCGTCGGTACGCCCAAGGCCGACGCGTTGCTCAACCTGTGTGAGCGTGTCGACTCCGACTACCTGAACTCGATGGTCGGCGCGATCATCCAGTCGGAGAAGCGCGGTAGCCCGCTGGCGCGCGTGCTCGAGATCCAGGTCGACACCATCCGAAACAAGCGCACCCAGAAGATCGAGAAGCAGGCCAGCCAGGCCGCCGTCAAGATTCTGATGCCGCTGATGTTCATCTTCGGGGCGGTCGTCGTCGTGGTCATGGGGGCGATGATTCTGAAGGTCAAGAACCAGGGAGGTTGAGCCACGGGGCTCGACCTTCGAGGGTCGCGTGACGATGTCTGTTTTCCCTCCTGACGCCCCAACGGGTTCACCCGGCACAAAGAGTTTTGTTTTCGCCAGCAGTGGCGTACAATGGCCCGCAGGCCGTGCCGGAGAGTATCTGCGGTTTGGTAAAGCCCGCCCCAGACAGCGGCGGGTCGAACGAGCTCACTAGCGAGGACATGTCTGTCATGCCTTCTTTTTGGCTAGAATACGACAACAACGGGGATATCCAGGAGTTTAGCTTCGACTCGGACTCGGTCAGCGTCGGCCGGGACAAGGGGTCTGATTTCGTCTTGGACCATCCAACGGTATCGCGCCAGCACGCCGTTATCGTGTTCAAGAACGGAAGCTACTACCTGGTGGTGCTCTCGCGTGGCGGGCTGACCGCGATCGACGGCCAGCAGCTCCAGGGCGAGCAGATGCTGTACGACGGCAACATGCTCCACCTGGGCCAGCTCCAATTCCGCTTCCGCTCGAACCACGCCCCTCAGAAGCCCGCAAACCATGCGCAGCAGCAGGCCCCGCAAGCGGCCGGATTCGGCGCCCAGGGCGGCGGCAACCAAAACCAATTTGGCGGCGGCAACCAAAATCAGTTCGGCGGCGGCAACCAGAACCAGAATCAGTTCGGTGGAGGCGGCAACCAGAACCAGAATCAGTTCGGTGGCGGCGGCTTCGGTCAGCAGTCTCAGTCTGGGTTCGGTGGGCAGAATGGTCAGGGCGGCGGTCAAGGCGGCCAAGGCCAGTACGCGAACGGGTTCGGCTTCGGCGATTCTCCGGCCGGTGGAACCGACGCCAACATGGGCGGCGCACAGCCTCAACCCAACGACGCCCAGGCCGACGGCGGCTCGGAGAGCGGCATCATCAGTTGGGACGAAATCGCCAGCAGCTCCGAAGCGATGGAAGAGGCCGACCGGCCCAAGGAAGCGACGGTCTACGACCGGATGCAACAGGGCAAAAAGAAGAACGAGCAGACCAACCCGCTGCTCGTGGTCGTCGCCGGTGCCGCGATCGTCGGACTGCTGTGGTTTACTTTCTTCAACGACCCGGGCGGGGGCGGCGGCAAACAAAAAGACAAGGTGCCCGTCGAAGAGCAGCCTCCGGTGGTCATCGAAGTCAGCTGCATGGGGGAGTCGGCGTGCCTTCAGAAGGCAAAAGACGCCTACAGCGTGGGCATCGAGAAACTCGAGAAGAAAGACGCCGCCATCTCCAACCGGTTCGAGGGCTACAAAAAGCTGCTCGAGACCGAGAAGTACCTGGAGAAAGCCGGAAAAACCGAGCTTCCCAAAGAGATGGCCAAGCTCGAGCCGGCCAAAGCTTCCATCCGCAAAGAGTTGACCGACATTTGGCGTCAGCGTCGCCTGCAGTATCACAAGGCCAAGAAGCGCAGTCGCCACCGTGAGATGGCCCAGGCGCTCGACACCGTAAAAGCCTATTTTCCCGATCCGACGGCCCGCGAGAATCGGTGGGCGGCCGGCGAAGAGCTATACATGAAGAAGAAGGGGATCTACCCCAAGCATGTTTATCCTCAACACTGAGGACGGCGATCGGGCACATGCCTCATCCAACTTGAAGTTCCCCATGATCAATCCGTTGTCACCGCGTTCATCTGGCGGGGCCTGCGTGCGCAGCCCCGTCATTTCACTTTTGTTGATCGCGACGCTCACCACGCTGTCATTGCTATCGGGGTGTGCTTCGGTCAAAGAGCGCGGAGATCGCGCCTTTAAAGCTCAGGAGTACAACCGCGCGCTCGACCACTACGAGCAGGAGATGGAGCAGGGCAGCCGCGACCCCGACTTGTACTTCAAAGCCGCCCAAGCGGCCGTGCGTGTGGGAGATTTCGCGCTCGCCGAGCGCTACTACAGTCGCTCGCTTCGCTACGGTGGCGGTGAAGAGGTCAAGCGGTCGCTGGCGGAGTTCTACATTGCCACGAGCAACTACACCAAAGCGGTGCGCGTGCTCCAGCAGTTGCTGGAGACGACCGACAATCCCCAGTCCGTCTTCAACAACCTGGGCGCCGCCTTGATGTATGCAGGTGCGCCGCTCGACGCCGAGTCGTATCTGCTGGTCGCTCAGCAGATGAACCCGAAAGATCCGGTGCCCTACGTCAATTTGGGCGTGCTCTACGACAAGCACATGAACCAGCCCCGCCTGGCATTAGGGTTTTATCGCTGCTTTCTCGAGCTCGGCAAACAGGCCAGCAACGAGCGTAAGATCGAGGCGCGCAAACAGGCGATCGAGGTGCGCTATGGAAAAGAGGTGCCCGAGCGCTATCAGGTCGAGTGCGGTGCGCCGTACCAGCCGCCCGGACCTCCGTCCAAAGAGGAGCTTCGCCAGACGTTGCGTGCCGAACAGAACGCTCAGCAAGAGCAGGGCGGTCAGGAACGGCAGGGCGCTCAGCCAGAGCAGGGCGCTAAGCAAGAGCAGGGCGCTAAGCAAGAGCAGGGCGCCCATAAGGCGCCGACGGCCCTGCAAGACGAGTCAGCGGGCCAAGAAGGGGCAGACACCGAACCGCCGCCGGTGATCTATCGGCAGGTCGACGAGCTGCCCGAGCAGTCGAAGGCCGCCGAAGGGGCCGACTCGAAGAAGCCGTCGACGGCCAAGACGCTGGCACTTGCCGAAACGGCGTTCAGCCAGCAGAATCATGCCCGAGTCGTACAGTACCTCGAAGATGTGCCAGCTTCGGCGCTCGACGCCCGAGCCATGTCGCTTTACGGCCGCTCGCTCGCCGCGCTCGGCGAACACCAGCGCGCCCAGCGTTGGCTCGCCGCCGCGGTCGAGGAGAAGCCGAATGCGGAGAACGTGGAGGCGCTCCTTGGCGTCTGCAGGCAACTCGACGATGCCGCCAAGATCGGTGAATTGTGCGAGCGGTTCGAAGGCGACGAGGAGCTGGCTGACGTGCTCGAGGATTGCCCCAAGAGGAAGTTGCTCGAGCAACTGAAGCAGAAGAAGCAGTAGCGTAGACTGGTCTTGCAGCGTCGTATTACCGCGGGAGAGAGACGATGAGGCGACTGGGCCGCAGCTTGAAGCAGCAACGGGGAGCCACGGCGACCGAGACGATCATTTTGGTCGTGCTGGTCGCGATGGTTGTCCTCGCATCCATCAAGGTGTTGCGCGACAACCTTGGCAACAAGGTCGACGAGGCCAACACGCACGTCTCGGCGGTGTCGATCGACCGCGAGGACCCCGACGAGAAGCGCCGCCGCCAGAAGGCCAAAGAGATGGCCCAAGAAGGCGGCGAGGCCGGTGCCGGTGGGTCATCTGAAGCCGGCGCAAAAGGTCAGGGTTCCGGCGGCTCGCAGGGCGGAGGCGCTGCCGTGGCCGGGCCGGATGACGAAGCCGGTGGCTCCGCGGTCGCCTCGGCCGACGGTCAGGCAGCTGCGCCCGAGGGCGGCTGTGGCGGCTTCAACCCCTTCATCATTCCGATCGCCCTGGGACTCATGGGGCTGTTGGGCTACGTCGTCATGAAGACCAAGAAGGGCTAGCCGAGGTCTATGGCGCATCACTCCTCCGACTCCACTTCCACCTCCAAGCCGCCGCGGCGTTATCTTCAATGGCCGCTCCCCCTGGCGGCCATCTGGTTGTTGGCGCCCGTCGTCGGCATTCTGATTCGGCTCAGCCTCGAGCCGGTCGGCCCACACGACTACTGGTGGCATCTGGCGATGGGAAAGCTCATCGCGGCCACCGGCGGCATTCCGACCGAAAATCTGTTTCTCTACACACTCGAGGCCGACGCGGCGTTCTTCGATCAGCCTTGGCTCGGGCAGTGGGCGATGTATGCGCTCTACGAGGCGTTCGGACACGCCGGGCCGATCGTGTTGCGAAACGCACTAGCGGCGACTGCATGGGCCGGAATTGTCGGCGCGGCGCTGATGCGCTGTCGGGATCCGCGCGTCGTCGGGGGCCTGGCGCTCTTGACCGCGGTGGTCAGCGGGCCCGTCTTCGGAGTGCGCACACAGATGTTCGCCTTCGTCCCCTATGTGCTGCTCGTAGGCGTTTTGTTTGCCGTCGCGACCGAGCGCCTTCGCCGACCTTGGCTGCTCGTCCTCGTGCCGCTCACAGCCCTGTGGGCCAACCTTCACGGTACGTTCATGCTGGTGCCGGTGCTCGCCGGCCTCACCGGCGGATCGCTCGTGGTCGAACACTGGATCGAGGAGCGCACCTTCGATCCCGTGCAGATTGGCTGGTGGGGCGGCACGGTGTTGGCAGTGAGCCTGGCGGCGATGCTCAACCCACTCGGTCCCCACATCTTCGTGTATGTCTGGGAGCTTACCTTCGTCTCGCAGGTCTCTGAGACGGTCACCGAGTGGCAGCCCCCGAGCATCGACACGCCCATGGGCGTGGTCGTCTTGCTTACGCTGACGGCGAGCTTGGTAGTGCTGGCGCTTCGCCGAAAGAAGGTGCGCCTTTTCGAGGCCGTTTTGTTCGCGGCCACCGCCTATTTGGCAGTCAGCGCGGTGCGTCAGATGTTTTGGTGGGGGGCCGTGATGCTGATGGTCGTGCCTCGTCATCTGAGCGCGTTGCTCTCGCTCGACCCGTGGTGGGAAGATCGCACGAGCCAGGCTCAGGGCGTCGCCCACGCGGTAGCAGCGGCGGTGCTCGTCGCGGCAGCTGTGGCAAGCCAGCCGGGGCTTTGGCTACACGATGTCGGCAGTGAGTTGCGCGCCGGGGTGGCGCGGCGTACCCCGCCGGCCCAGGGGCTCTTGAAGGTCGACAGCCCCACGCGCCTCGTCTCTCAGCTCGCCGAACGGGGCTATCCCGGGACGATCTTTCACGACCAAGCCTCGGGTGGTTATTTGGGTTTCGCGTTGGGCATCGGTCCGACCGACGCGCGAACCAATCAGGTCGCCTTCGTCGACCAGCGCATGGAGCTGATTCCCGAGGCCGTGTGGGACGAGTACTTCCAGTTGTCGCGTGCGCAACAGGGGTGGCGGGAGGTGGTCGAGCGCTACGGGATCCGAACGATGCTGTTGTCGCCGCGCGAGCAGTGGCGACTCGTCCAGGTCCTGCAGGGAGATCCGGCATGGACTTTGGTCGGCGTCGATGAGGCGCATCTTTTGTTCATGCGAAGCGATCAGACAGACCATCTGACGCAGTGGCGCTGAGCTACTCGATGGCGCTGAGGACCCAGCGAAACAGAAGCATCGAGCCGATGACGAAGACGCCGTCGATGGCGACCATGATCTTCGCCCAGTCCCACACGGCTTCGAGGCTACCGTCGCCGAGCAAAAGCGCGGTCGATTTGACCCCGGCGATCACGAGGGGAACGATCAGCGGAAAGAGCACGATCGGCAGCAGCACGTCCTTGAGCCGGCTGTGCACGAGCATCGCCGAAATCAGCGTGCCCAGCGCGGCGAATCCAAGCGTGCCGGCGCCAAGCGTGAGCAGATACCAGCCCAACTCCCCGCCCACATCGACGTTGAACGCCAGGATGAGAAGCGGCACGAGCACCGCCTCGAAGACGAACATAAAGAGCAGATTAACGGCAAGTTTGCCGATGTAGAGGCTGGTATGGGTGTTCGGAATGAGCGCCAGCGCGCGAAGCGTGCCGCTCTCTTTTTCCTGCGCGAAGGTGCGTCCGATCGCCAACATACCGGCGAAGACGACCGCCACCCACAGAATTCCCGGAAAGACAAACGCCACCGTCTCCTCGTTCTGATAGAACGCGAAGGTAAAAATGACCATCAGCAGCACCGAGAACGCCGTCGTCGTCACCAGCGTCTCGCCGGTGCGCATCTCGCGGCGCAGGTCCTTTCGGATGATGGCCAGGGTCTGTCGGAGAAACGTCGGGTTCATGAGAGATGTGCTACAAGAAAACGAGTGAACCGCAAAGGGCGCAAAGCTCGCAAAGGGCACAAAGGAAGATCTCGGTTGGCGTCCTTTGCGTCCTTGGCGACCTTTGCGGTTAGCTCCCGATCAAGCGTGGACTTTGTAGGTGTCGGCGACGTCCTCGTCGGCTTCGACGGGCCCGAAGTGGGTGAGCTTGCCGCGACGCAAGACGGCCAGGCGGTCGGCCAGGCCCTCGAGCATGTCGAGGCTGTGGGTGATGAGTACGAGCAGGCGGCCCTCGTCGCGAAGCTGCATGAAGAGCTCGGACATCTCGCGTCGGCCGTCTTGGTCGAGGCCGGTCATCGGCTCATCGAGTAGCAAGATCGCCGGCTCGTGGAGCAGCGCTCGAGCCAATGTCAGTCGCTGTTTCATGCCGCGCGAGTAGGCGTTGACCCGCCGATCGGCCGCACGGGTCAGCCCTACGCGCTCGAGCCAGCGATCGGCGAGGGCGGCGCCGTCGCCGAGGCCGTACATGGTCGCGAAGAATTCGAGGTTCTCTCGGCCGGTCAGCTCGCCGTAGACCAGCGAGTCGTGGCTGACCCAGCCGATTTTGTGACGGCCCTTTTGAGCAAAGGTCGTCCAGTCGTGGCGACCGAAGTGGACCTCGCCGTCGGACGGCTTGTCGAGGGTGGCGAGGATGTTGAGAAGGGTGGTCTTGCCGGCGCCGTTGTCGCCGACAAGACCGGTCAAAGTGCCGGGCTCGAGCTCCAGGGAGACGCGGTGCAGCGCAAAGGTGCGCCCGAAGACCCGCGAGACCGACTGGAGCCGAATCGACTTCATGCTGCCTTGTCCTCGAGGTCGCCGATCTTCTTCATGACGAGCGCGATGCGCTCGCGCAGAAGCAGCGACTCGCGCTCGTATTCGAGCTCGGAGACGCGGCCGTCCTCGTAGTCCTCTTCGAGCAGGGCGAGCTCGTCGAGAAGCTCCTCGCGCTCGCGCTCGAGCATGGTGATGAGCTCGCCGGAGCTGTGCGATTCTTCGACGCGCTTCTTCTCGCGTCGCGCGAACCCGAAGACGAAGAGGGCGCCCAAAATACCGAGTCCCAGGGCCGTCCACGCGCCGATCGGGCGGTTGAAGGGGAGGCCGTCGAGCTGGAATTTAAGCGTGCCGCCAGGCTCGATGCTGCGATTCTTGGCGGTCAAAAAGAGGCCGCCATTTTGTGAGCCGAGCGCGCCTTGGTCGACGCCGACGTTGTCCGGGTCGAAGCCCGGCGCGGCGATCGTCAAGTCGGAGAAGTACCGAATTTTAACGCGCTCGTTGGCGGGCTCGAGCGGCACGACCACCGACACGTCTTCGACGGGATAGTCGAACTCCTGCGAAAAGGAAAACTGGGGGCGGTTGGCCGTCATCGAAAAGCTGACGCTGATCGGCACGGCTTCGCCCGGCTTGAGTGTGCCTTTCCAGAAGACGCTGCTTTCGATGACCTTGGTCGGACCTGCGGCCTGTGCCTCGATGCCCCTTGCTTTGAGGGGCAGGTCGAGTGGCATGCCGTGCTCGTACTCCTCGCCGGTCAACAGCGAGGTGTCGAAGACCTGATTGCCGTCGACGGTCAGCCGGTAGAACTGCTGGAAGTACAGGTTGTCCTCCCAGACGTGCGCGATCGTCTGCAGGTCCTGAATCTTGACCGTCGAGAGGTCGTTGCCGCGCTCGTAAACCGGGACCTCGAGGGTGACGCCCCGTGCGGGCACCTTGGGCGCGCTCTTGAAAGTCATACCACCGTGGGTGGTCAACGCATGCAGGCGAAGCCCCTCTTCGGCGAGGTTGGCAGGGATGCCTTTGAAGGTGGCCGTGCCCGAGGCGTCGGTCACCGCCGTCCACTCGCGGGCCGGCGCAGGGTCCTGTTGTTCGAAGGGGCCCTTGGGGCGCGCGGCGCGCAAGATGACAGGCTTGGAACCGAGCGCTTCGCCGTCGCTGCCACCGCGGACGACTTTGACCGGGACCGAGAAGGTCGCTTCGGCCTCGGCTGTGTCGGGAGCTGCCGGCTTGGCGTCGGCCGCGGCGGTTTCAGCCTCGGGCGCTTGTTTAGCCTCGGGCGCTTGTTTGGCCTCAGAAGCTTGGTTGTCCTGAGCACTGGCCACACCGGGGATAAGGGCGGTGGCGAGCAGCGCGCACAGGAGGCTCGAGGAGACGTGTCGAAAGACTTTCATGTCGCCACCTCCGAGCCCGAATTGGGCAGAGCGCGTGATTCCATAGGGGATGTTTGGTCGTCTATGTTGGCTTTGCTTGTGCTCACGTCAGCGAGTGTGGTGCCACATTGGCTGCAAAACCGTGCGTTGGCCTCCATCTCATGGCCGCACTCGGGACAGTCGATGAGTTTGGGCGAGGTCGACTCGGCCGGCGCCTTCTCGCGCTCGGCGCGAATTTTGGCCACGCGCTGGTCGAGTTCGGCGTCGATGGCCTCTTCCCAGCCGCGCCCTCCATGGAGGTTGTCGAGCTCACGCATGACCTCGATCGCCTGCCGTTCGTAGCGGGCTTTGAGGTCGCGATAGTCATTCTCGGTGATCTTGCCCGTCTCGTAGTCGAACTCGACGTCGCGCAGCGTCTGCAGGAGCGACGACTTGCGCGCGGCGAGCTCCTCGACCTTGCGCAGGTCTTCGTCGAGCACCTCGAAGCGCAACGACTGCTCGTGAGTCGTCAGGAAGGGGAGCACCAGATGGTAAGCCGCGACCAACGTGAAGATGGCCGAGGCGATGATCAACAGAAGCGTCATGACGGCTCCTCTGTGACTTGAACAGCGAAATCAGCCGCGGAGGGAGGGGCCTCTTGGGGTTGGGTCAGGTCAGCTTTCTCCCAGCGCAGCGCCGAGCCCCAGTCGGTGTCCGACTCGATTTGCCAGACCACCATCGGCATGCACGACACGGCGATGAGCGACATCGCGGCGACCGAGCGTCCGAAGCCCATCGGGTTTCGTCCCAGGGCTCTCATGGCGTCGCGGGTGGGCCACAGACAGATGAATGTTCCGAGCATGATGACCAGACAAGCGATCCAGAACCACCAGGTAAACGGGCCGACGAAGACCTTGAAGGTGGCCGACTGGCCGCCCTGCGAAGCGCTGACGAACGCCACGTAGAAGTCTTCGATGGGATTCGAGCGGATGTCGATCTCGCTCGTCATCATCTCGTGGTCGCCAAATTTGGCCTTACCCGGGTGCATCTCGAAGGCGTGCTCGCCGTTGCGAGTCACGTCCATGTTGGCGAGGATCAGCAGCTTGCCGGGCGGGTTTTTCTCACTCAGACCGCGGTAGGTCATCTCGTA
It encodes:
- a CDS encoding ATPase, T2SS/T4P/T4SS family, translated to MKQIRVLDNKGQEYLYPVEQPVAEVSIGRSKSNDIILSSKTVSRRHAIIKIMGDRILLVNQSANGVVVNGERIDRVQEMELGQFATIDIYRFCVEEQASARPPSRTPSRSNGRSQRRVERSSRLGGGSGRTNRSRATEAMPAASRSGAAGQMTAERSQPRARDNDSPLGGHADLDSYLGDIAPDEDYKEPRINLAGEEAQVFDRQKRRALVEFKAMLHDELKERLDLHSFEITDYRTPRTVRQVSERLKQLLEIHAHEIPPPFTRDDVFKELMDEVCGLGPIEDLIKHRKVSEIMVVDRDHIYAELDGNIVLTDRFFNDEKSMMTVIERIVIPRGRRIDESNPLVDTRLADGSRVNAVIPPLALKDPCLTIRKFPEDRLGVGDLVNFESLTPEMAKFLGRAVRARKNIIISGGTGSGKTTLLNVLSSFIGQTERVVTIEDAAELQLQQDHVVSLETKPPNVEGKGEVSIRDLVKNALRMRPDRIVVGECRGGEALDMLQAMNTGHEGSMTTVHSNSPREAIARLETLVLMSGMELPTRAIRQQIANSVDVIVQQSRFSDGSRRVSYITEVIGINDDGYVELEDIYRYKQTHVDENKKVHGYHMATGYLPSFLNQFLVQGLADEEDFF
- a CDS encoding type II secretion system F family protein, with the protein product MLYLWLALVAVFVTGILAVLGGGEWVAGRISQERGVYERVVGKELYRLFLDISPQEFVLIHLFVILAGIGLGVVFLGGIIGGLAGGVLGFVAPRFWLKMKWNERVKKINEQVEEAMVYMANAFKANPSLPEAIADVTNSMPPPISQELQVLLREYKLGTPLDQCLIRLQQRMPARNLELAISALLVGRTVGGNIPQILDDISSTIRESYRLERVIDTQTAQGKMQAWVMGAMPAVVIGVFYLMDPELIEPLFSSWIGYIVIAIAVVLNIIGVALILKIVNIRV
- a CDS encoding type II secretion system F family protein, producing the protein MEQLLHPTILIISAIVLMFVAFALLTFGFVPEEVEEDEIYGYRLTKRKRLLQEDGLYALTLPLIKIFAHYFRMIPESDNFIERIRKKLRDQLPRSGYMGAFTPNEFLGACCTTALGIFFSIILLTTLASNTPNIPIALIVGAGGLYFPFLNLRGAITERLIEIDRRLPYTIDLLVLSMRAGLDFMTALDRVVTRGQEQNPDDPMIQELGVVLQEMRVGTPKADALLNLCERVDSDYLNSMVGAIIQSEKRGSPLARVLEIQVDTIRNKRTQKIEKQASQAAVKILMPLMFIFGAVVVVVMGAMILKVKNQGG
- a CDS encoding FHA domain-containing protein, whose amino-acid sequence is MPSFWLEYDNNGDIQEFSFDSDSVSVGRDKGSDFVLDHPTVSRQHAVIVFKNGSYYLVVLSRGGLTAIDGQQLQGEQMLYDGNMLHLGQLQFRFRSNHAPQKPANHAQQQAPQAAGFGAQGGGNQNQFGGGNQNQFGGGNQNQNQFGGGGNQNQNQFGGGGFGQQSQSGFGGQNGQGGGQGGQGQYANGFGFGDSPAGGTDANMGGAQPQPNDAQADGGSESGIISWDEIASSSEAMEEADRPKEATVYDRMQQGKKKNEQTNPLLVVVAGAAIVGLLWFTFFNDPGGGGGKQKDKVPVEEQPPVVIEVSCMGESACLQKAKDAYSVGIEKLEKKDAAISNRFEGYKKLLETEKYLEKAGKTELPKEMAKLEPAKASIRKELTDIWRQRRLQYHKAKKRSRHREMAQALDTVKAYFPDPTARENRWAAGEELYMKKKGIYPKHVYPQH
- a CDS encoding tetratricopeptide repeat protein, translated to MINPLSPRSSGGACVRSPVISLLLIATLTTLSLLSGCASVKERGDRAFKAQEYNRALDHYEQEMEQGSRDPDLYFKAAQAAVRVGDFALAERYYSRSLRYGGGEEVKRSLAEFYIATSNYTKAVRVLQQLLETTDNPQSVFNNLGAALMYAGAPLDAESYLLVAQQMNPKDPVPYVNLGVLYDKHMNQPRLALGFYRCFLELGKQASNERKIEARKQAIEVRYGKEVPERYQVECGAPYQPPGPPSKEELRQTLRAEQNAQQEQGGQERQGAQPEQGAKQEQGAKQEQGAHKAPTALQDESAGQEGADTEPPPVIYRQVDELPEQSKAAEGADSKKPSTAKTLALAETAFSQQNHARVVQYLEDVPASALDARAMSLYGRSLAALGEHQRAQRWLAAAVEEKPNAENVEALLGVCRQLDDAAKIGELCERFEGDEELADVLEDCPKRKLLEQLKQKKQ
- a CDS encoding heme exporter protein CcmB encodes the protein MNPTFLRQTLAIIRKDLRREMRTGETLVTTTAFSVLLMVIFTFAFYQNEETVAFVFPGILWVAVVFAGMLAIGRTFAQEKESGTLRALALIPNTHTSLYIGKLAVNLLFMFVFEAVLVPLLILAFNVDVGGELGWYLLTLGAGTLGFAALGTLISAMLVHSRLKDVLLPIVLFPLIVPLVIAGVKSTALLLGDGSLEAVWDWAKIMVAIDGVFVIGSMLLFRWVLSAIE